The proteins below come from a single Flavobacteriales bacterium genomic window:
- a CDS encoding FKBP-type peptidyl-prolyl cis-trans isomerase yields MKKLMLIAATGALFSACNTGVGHKKVELKDFKDSASYAVGTSIGLNLNRDFESQGVDSTYNRELMIAALSEALTSGETMLSEDDAREVVDRFFQKMNDEKAEKNLAAGEEFLVNNAGKPGVVTTDSGLQYIVLKEGSGDSPTLADQVMVHYTGKLLNGEVFDSSIERNQPVTFYVRSVIPGWTEALQLMKPGAEYKLFIPSDLAYGENGNPRGGIGPNEVLVFDVKLIEVIKE; encoded by the coding sequence ATGAAAAAGCTGATGCTGATTGCCGCTACTGGCGCGCTGTTCTCTGCCTGCAATACGGGTGTTGGACACAAAAAAGTTGAACTGAAGGATTTCAAGGATTCTGCGAGCTATGCCGTGGGAACTTCCATCGGTCTGAACCTGAACCGTGATTTCGAATCTCAGGGAGTCGATAGTACCTACAATCGTGAATTGATGATCGCGGCTCTGTCGGAAGCGTTGACGAGTGGTGAGACCATGCTCTCGGAAGATGACGCACGTGAGGTTGTGGATCGTTTCTTTCAGAAGATGAATGATGAAAAAGCGGAGAAGAACCTTGCTGCAGGTGAAGAGTTCCTTGTCAATAATGCAGGGAAACCTGGCGTTGTGACCACCGACAGCGGACTTCAATATATCGTTCTGAAAGAGGGTTCTGGCGATTCGCCAACACTTGCCGATCAGGTAATGGTGCATTACACAGGTAAGTTGCTGAACGGTGAGGTATTCGATAGTTCGATCGAAAGAAATCAGCCTGTGACGTTCTACGTTCGCAGCGTTATTCCTGGTTGGACCGAAGCACTTCAGTTGATGAAGCCAGGAGCAGAATACAAGCTGTTCATTCCTTCAGATCTCGCTTACGGTGAGAACGGAAACCCACGTGGTGGCATCGGACCGAACGAAGTGTTGGTATTCGATGTGAAACTGATCGAAGTGATCAAGGAGTAA
- a CDS encoding tetratricopeptide repeat protein, translating to MVLKFGFSLNHACRDLVWHWHSLTFGCVFLCSDPLAPIAEKTDLALMHKIHLVIALIVVFAQVQRAFAQNAEAYHQAGAAKASMGDREGALADFGTAIEMNSEFKEAYVDRAVVRQQLRDAEGALADLNQAISIDSTFGIAYANRGVILEKTGDHQAALNDLNRALQLNPADATAVLNRGLVRSRTQDLKGAMEDYDFALRLSPDYARGYYLRGLLKANNNDLDGAIADLSAAISFEPKSALAYCDRAVAYEQKGELEKAISDFDMSLKLEPSNPRTFRNRGIALEKAGRVKDAIEDYSKAISLDANYATAYFDKGVALYREKDHEAACENIKKAAELGYEQAKLLLDGLCK from the coding sequence ATGGTTCTGAAGTTTGGTTTTTCCCTTAACCACGCTTGTAGGGACTTAGTATGGCATTGGCATTCTTTAACATTCGGTTGTGTTTTTCTCTGTAGTGATCCTCTTGCACCGATTGCCGAAAAAACTGATCTTGCCCTCATGCATAAGATTCATTTAGTAATTGCTCTGATAGTGGTTTTTGCTCAAGTGCAGCGCGCTTTCGCGCAGAATGCTGAAGCATATCATCAAGCGGGAGCGGCCAAGGCAAGTATGGGAGACAGAGAAGGGGCTTTGGCAGATTTCGGAACAGCCATTGAGATGAATTCGGAGTTCAAAGAAGCCTATGTTGACCGTGCGGTGGTGCGTCAACAGCTGCGTGATGCAGAAGGGGCGTTGGCTGACCTGAACCAGGCCATTTCCATCGATTCAACATTCGGTATTGCTTATGCCAACCGAGGTGTGATCTTGGAGAAAACGGGCGATCATCAGGCTGCGCTGAATGACCTGAACCGTGCATTGCAACTCAACCCCGCAGATGCAACGGCTGTCTTGAACAGGGGTTTGGTGCGTAGTCGCACGCAAGACCTCAAAGGTGCCATGGAAGATTATGATTTTGCTTTGCGGCTCAGTCCAGATTATGCCAGAGGCTATTATCTGCGCGGACTTCTAAAAGCCAACAATAATGATCTGGATGGTGCGATAGCCGATCTTTCGGCTGCTATCAGTTTCGAACCGAAAAGTGCCTTGGCCTATTGCGATCGGGCTGTGGCCTACGAACAGAAAGGTGAGTTGGAAAAGGCCATTTCTGATTTCGATATGTCACTGAAATTGGAGCCTTCGAACCCACGCACGTTCCGCAATCGCGGAATTGCATTGGAAAAAGCGGGTAGAGTAAAGGATGCCATCGAAGATTACAGCAAGGCCATTTCGTTGGATGCTAACTATGCCACGGCCTATTTCGATAAAGGTGTGGCACTCTACAGAGAGAAAGATCATGAGGCTGCCTGCGAGAACATCAAGAAGGCCGCTGAACTTGGATACGAACAGGCCAAACTGCTTTTGGATGGCCTTTGCAAATGA
- a CDS encoding outer membrane beta-barrel protein, with product MKAKAIIIACTIILFGFLETQAQTTYKGRMFVGGNLSITSLSNSTIDSTKTSSIGFSITPNYGVFVSRSFAVGAMLNYSYNSSKYESNTFAPPTYKQKQLSNVYGIAAFGRYYKFFGDKFALIVTGNVGYSYGQNSKSITGYNSVTTKTNSRSHDISVVITPGVVYFISPKFGLETSFGQVSYDYIMTKDERNSSNNGVNSNFRLNFGLTSLRFGLNYYFGKGKAKEAKATE from the coding sequence ATGAAAGCAAAAGCCATCATTATTGCTTGCACCATCATCCTGTTCGGATTTCTTGAAACGCAAGCGCAGACCACCTACAAGGGAAGAATGTTTGTTGGAGGGAATTTGAGCATAACTTCTCTTTCCAATTCCACGATAGATTCCACGAAAACGAGTAGCATCGGGTTTTCCATCACCCCCAATTATGGCGTATTCGTCTCCCGATCTTTTGCAGTTGGAGCTATGCTTAATTACAGCTACAATTCCAGTAAATATGAAAGTAATACGTTTGCTCCTCCCACTTACAAGCAAAAGCAACTCTCGAATGTTTACGGTATAGCAGCATTCGGCCGTTATTACAAGTTTTTTGGGGATAAATTTGCCTTGATTGTAACAGGAAATGTTGGCTACTCTTATGGGCAGAATTCAAAAAGCATCACGGGATACAATTCTGTTACAACTAAAACAAATAGCCGCAGTCATGATATTTCCGTAGTGATCACCCCAGGTGTCGTTTATTTCATCTCTCCGAAGTTTGGGCTGGAAACAAGTTTTGGACAGGTCAGCTACGATTACATCATGACCAAGGATGAACGGAACTCCAGTAACAATGGGGTTAACTCCAACTTCCGACTCAACTTTGGCCTCACTTCGCTTCGGTTCGGACTGAACTATTATTTCGGAAAGGGCAAAGCCAAGGAGGCGAAAGCCACCGAATGA
- a CDS encoding FKBP-type peptidyl-prolyl cis-trans isomerase: MTTEKERLGYALGLSIAKNLQEQGFEGFDYGAFTNALEDHYGKNELKLSVPEVNETLQSAMAKIQAEKHGPVLEEGKKFLEENAKRDDVTVTPSGLQYRVINSGSGASPKPTDQVTTHYHGSLIDGKVFDSSVNRGTPATFPVNGVIQGWQEALPMMKEGDKWELFIPYDLAYGENGAGGSIPPFATLIFEVELIKVH; the protein is encoded by the coding sequence ATGACGACAGAAAAGGAGCGGTTGGGTTACGCATTAGGGCTTAGCATTGCCAAAAATCTACAGGAACAAGGGTTTGAAGGGTTCGATTACGGAGCTTTCACCAATGCTTTGGAAGACCACTATGGTAAGAATGAGCTGAAACTTTCCGTGCCTGAAGTGAATGAAACATTGCAGTCGGCCATGGCAAAAATACAGGCCGAAAAACATGGTCCGGTATTAGAAGAAGGCAAGAAGTTTTTGGAGGAGAACGCGAAGCGCGATGATGTAACGGTGACTCCAAGCGGTCTTCAGTACCGCGTGATCAATTCTGGTTCGGGAGCTTCTCCAAAACCTACCGATCAAGTGACCACGCATTACCATGGCAGTTTGATCGATGGAAAAGTGTTCGATAGCTCAGTAAATAGAGGAACACCAGCAACGTTTCCTGTGAATGGCGTCATTCAGGGCTGGCAGGAAGCTTTGCCTATGATGAAAGAAGGCGACAAGTGGGAATTGTTCATTCCTTACGATCTTGCTTATGGCGAAAACGGAGCAGGAGGAAGTATTCCACCGTTTGCCACATTGATTTTTGAAGTAGAACTCATCAAAGTACACTAA
- a CDS encoding bifunctional 3,4-dihydroxy-2-butanone-4-phosphate synthase/GTP cyclohydrolase II: MTEEDFQLDSIEAAIQEIKDGKIVIVVDDADRENEGDFVAAARSVTPEMINFMATHGRGLICAPLVEERCDELGLELMVKNNNAAYETPFTVSVDLIGHGCTTGISASDRAKTVKALIDPNTRAEELGKPGHIFPLKARKGGVLRRAGHTEAAIDLARLAGFEAAGVIVEIMNEDGTMARLPQLVEIAKKFNLKLISIKDLIEYRVKNESLIERQIHVNMPTEWGDFKMMAYKQTTNDQTHLALVKGTWDDDEPILVRVHSSCVTGDIFGSCRCDCGPQLHAAMEMVEKEGKGVIVYMNQEGRGIGLLNKLRAYELQEKGMDTVEANLALGFEMDQRDYGIGAQILRDLGVTKMRLMSNNPKKRTGLIGYGLEIVENVPIEIDANEHNRFYLQTKRDKMGHSIKVEK, from the coding sequence ATGACTGAGGAAGACTTTCAACTGGACAGCATTGAAGCTGCCATTCAAGAGATAAAAGACGGGAAGATCGTTATTGTTGTTGACGATGCCGATCGTGAGAATGAAGGGGATTTTGTGGCTGCCGCCCGTTCCGTCACTCCCGAAATGATCAATTTCATGGCCACCCACGGACGCGGACTTATCTGCGCGCCATTGGTGGAAGAACGTTGCGATGAGCTTGGCCTCGAACTGATGGTGAAGAACAATAACGCAGCCTACGAAACACCATTCACCGTTTCCGTTGACCTTATTGGCCACGGCTGCACAACAGGTATTTCGGCCAGCGACCGCGCCAAAACGGTCAAAGCACTCATCGACCCAAATACACGTGCAGAAGAGCTTGGTAAACCAGGTCACATCTTCCCGCTGAAAGCGAGAAAAGGTGGCGTGTTGCGCAGAGCTGGACACACCGAAGCCGCCATCGATCTGGCGCGTTTGGCTGGCTTTGAAGCTGCGGGCGTGATCGTGGAGATCATGAACGAGGATGGCACCATGGCGCGACTTCCCCAATTGGTGGAGATTGCCAAAAAGTTCAACCTGAAACTCATTTCCATCAAGGATCTGATCGAGTACCGCGTCAAGAACGAATCACTCATCGAGCGCCAGATCCATGTGAACATGCCTACAGAGTGGGGCGATTTCAAAATGATGGCCTACAAGCAGACCACGAACGACCAAACGCATCTCGCCTTGGTAAAAGGAACGTGGGATGATGATGAACCAATACTTGTCCGCGTGCATTCTTCTTGCGTTACGGGAGATATTTTCGGCTCATGTCGTTGCGACTGCGGTCCGCAGTTGCATGCAGCCATGGAAATGGTAGAAAAAGAAGGAAAAGGTGTTATCGTGTATATGAATCAGGAAGGCCGTGGCATTGGGCTTCTGAATAAGTTGCGTGCTTACGAGCTACAAGAAAAAGGCATGGATACCGTAGAGGCCAACCTTGCGTTGGGCTTCGAAATGGATCAACGCGATTACGGCATTGGTGCTCAGATACTCCGCGACCTTGGAGTGACCAAAATGCGCCTGATGAGCAACAACCCAAAGAAGCGTACCGGACTGATCGGTTACGGCCTCGAAATCGTTGAGAACGTGCCTATTGAAATAGATGCAAACGAGCACAATCGCTTCTACCTACAGACCAAACGCGACAAAATGGGGCATTCCATTAAGGTTGAAAAGTAA
- a CDS encoding ferritin-like domain-containing protein: MKSSTYWKEHFKENLRIKRVDWTQQPTITDQEKAQILYSLKAWQLGETSDGRHLLAAAAKYAERTDDPEYVEAIRFFIKEEQKHGANLGRYIDSIGEKRTQRDWGDWLFRRIRYFNTSMELWTITVIIVESAAQVFYQALHDATECKLLQSICKDILIDEAHHIKFQNERLYTIFKDRPFYAKAFAVTWYCLLFFVTIHAVWFGHAKAHRAGGVNRDEFMRQMYYKFFRTIHFIHQAEKQPILALQ; this comes from the coding sequence ATCAAATCGTCAACTTATTGGAAAGAGCATTTCAAGGAAAATCTCAGGATAAAGCGCGTGGATTGGACGCAGCAGCCTACCATAACGGACCAAGAAAAAGCACAGATACTATACTCACTTAAAGCATGGCAGTTGGGCGAAACCAGCGATGGCCGCCATCTATTAGCAGCTGCCGCCAAATACGCTGAGCGTACGGACGACCCCGAGTACGTGGAAGCGATACGGTTCTTCATTAAAGAAGAACAGAAACACGGGGCAAACCTCGGTAGATATATCGATTCTATTGGCGAGAAAAGGACGCAGCGCGACTGGGGCGATTGGCTCTTCCGAAGAATCCGCTACTTCAACACGAGCATGGAACTTTGGACAATCACCGTAATTATTGTGGAAAGTGCAGCCCAAGTGTTCTATCAGGCATTGCATGACGCCACTGAATGCAAACTACTGCAAAGCATCTGCAAGGACATTCTTATCGATGAAGCACACCACATTAAATTCCAGAACGAACGTTTGTACACCATTTTCAAAGACAGGCCTTTCTATGCCAAGGCATTTGCCGTCACTTGGTACTGCCTGTTGTTCTTCGTCACCATCCACGCGGTTTGGTTCGGACACGCAAAAGCACACCGAGCTGGCGGTGTGAACAGAGATGAGTTCATGCGTCAGATGTATTACAAGTTTTTCCGCACCATTCATTTCATTCATCAAGCGGAAAAACAACCGATCTTAGCCTTACAGTAA
- the panB gene encoding 3-methyl-2-oxobutanoate hydroxymethyltransferase — MSVLKNFKKLKAEGKKIVVVTSYDYWSAKILNETDVNGILIGDCSSMVMHGHEDTLNSDVDMIAMHTRAVRKGAKDKFLIAAMPFMSNRKGLKDAMDNVETLIRAGANAVKIEGVEGNEELYAHLSESGIPAIGHIGLTPSHHNMIGGFKVQGKDLESELQIVEDAKKLEELGCIAVVLEAVPQHVGAAVRDAVSIPVVGVGAGIEVDGQALVLQDMLGFSTDFKPKFVRTYMYGADLIKDAVNQFAADVHAEAFPSAKETYAPAKEQLQLLKVA, encoded by the coding sequence ATGAGTGTTCTAAAAAACTTTAAAAAACTGAAGGCCGAAGGCAAAAAGATCGTAGTGGTGACCTCATACGATTACTGGAGTGCCAAGATCCTTAACGAGACTGACGTAAACGGTATTTTAATTGGTGACTGTTCAAGCATGGTGATGCATGGGCATGAAGACACGTTGAATTCTGACGTGGACATGATTGCCATGCACACCAGAGCTGTGAGAAAAGGCGCGAAAGACAAATTCCTTATCGCTGCCATGCCGTTTATGAGCAACCGCAAGGGATTGAAAGATGCAATGGATAATGTGGAAACCCTGATCCGTGCCGGAGCAAATGCGGTAAAGATTGAAGGAGTGGAGGGCAACGAAGAGCTTTATGCTCACCTGTCTGAGTCTGGCATCCCAGCCATCGGCCACATTGGCCTTACACCATCGCACCACAACATGATCGGAGGATTCAAAGTTCAAGGGAAAGACCTGGAAAGTGAGTTGCAGATCGTGGAAGACGCGAAGAAACTGGAAGAGCTCGGTTGTATTGCTGTTGTTCTGGAGGCGGTTCCTCAACATGTTGGAGCTGCTGTAAGAGATGCGGTCTCCATCCCAGTAGTAGGAGTGGGAGCGGGCATCGAGGTGGATGGCCAGGCACTTGTTCTTCAGGACATGCTCGGTTTCTCAACCGACTTCAAGCCAAAGTTCGTAAGGACCTACATGTACGGAGCTGACCTCATCAAAGATGCAGTGAATCAGTTTGCAGCCGATGTGCATGCAGAGGCTTTCCCATCTGCGAAAGAGACCTATGCTCCTGCCAAAGAGCAGTTGCAACTACTTAAGGTAGCGTAA
- a CDS encoding M20/M25/M40 family metallo-hydrolase has translation MRSESLEFLRTYINNASPTGFESSGQQLWLDYLKPYIDTYFTDVYGSAVGVINPEAKYKVVIEAHADEIAWFVNYITKEGLIYVRRNGGSDHQIAPSMRVNIHTKKGIVKGVFGWPAIHVRNAQKEEAPSLTNLFIDTGCNSKEEVEEKGIHVGSVVTFVDEMMELNNRYVVGRALDNRIGGFMIAEVARLIKEKKKKLPFGLYIVNSVQEEIGLRGAEMISRRIKPDVAIITDVCHDTQTPMYEKKLQGDLTSGKGPVLTYGPAVQNNLLDMIVDVAEKKKVPFQRASATRATGTDTDAFAYSGEGVASALISLPLKYMHTTVESAHKDDIDNVIKLIYEMLIQLKEGHDFRYIK, from the coding sequence ATGCGTAGCGAAAGTCTCGAATTCCTCAGAACCTATATTAATAATGCATCACCAACGGGTTTCGAGTCTTCGGGGCAGCAACTCTGGCTGGATTACCTGAAACCTTACATCGACACCTACTTCACCGATGTGTACGGTTCTGCGGTCGGTGTCATCAATCCAGAAGCCAAGTACAAAGTAGTTATCGAGGCGCATGCCGATGAGATCGCATGGTTCGTGAATTACATCACGAAGGAAGGTTTGATCTATGTGAGACGCAATGGTGGTTCCGATCACCAAATTGCTCCTTCCATGCGGGTGAACATCCACACCAAAAAGGGAATTGTGAAAGGCGTTTTCGGATGGCCTGCCATCCACGTGAGAAACGCTCAGAAAGAAGAAGCGCCAAGCCTTACCAATCTGTTTATCGACACAGGTTGCAACAGCAAGGAAGAAGTTGAGGAAAAAGGGATTCATGTTGGTTCGGTCGTCACATTTGTAGATGAGATGATGGAACTGAACAACCGCTATGTGGTGGGTCGCGCATTGGATAACCGCATCGGTGGTTTCATGATCGCTGAAGTGGCGCGATTGATCAAAGAGAAAAAGAAGAAACTTCCGTTCGGATTGTACATCGTGAACTCGGTTCAGGAAGAGATCGGGCTCAGAGGCGCAGAAATGATTTCGCGTAGGATCAAACCTGACGTGGCCATTATCACGGATGTTTGCCACGATACGCAAACTCCAATGTACGAGAAGAAATTACAGGGCGATCTTACCTCTGGGAAAGGCCCCGTGCTGACCTACGGACCTGCGGTACAGAACAACCTTTTGGACATGATCGTGGATGTGGCCGAGAAGAAAAAGGTCCCATTCCAACGTGCATCGGCCACGCGTGCCACGGGAACAGATACCGATGCATTTGCCTATTCGGGTGAAGGTGTTGCCTCGGCACTCATCTCACTTCCTTTGAAGTACATGCACACCACCGTGGAATCTGCTCACAAGGATGACATAGACAATGTGATCAAGTTGATCTACGAGATGTTGATTCAACTCAAAGAAGGACACGACTTCCGATACATCAAATAG